A stretch of DNA from Campylobacteraceae bacterium:
GTGATATCAAAGATGCTTGGCAATTTCCACAAGGTGGAATCAACGAAGGTGAAACACCTGAAGAAGCTTTGTACAGAGAGCTTGAAGAAGAAATTGGCACTTCTGATATAAAAATAATTGCAGAATATCCTTCTTGGATAAGTTATGATTTTCCAAGTGAGCTTGCGTTAAAAATGAAACCGTATGATGGACAAATACAAAAATATTATTTGGTTAAATTAAATAAGAATGCTAAAATCAATATTAATACCGAAATACCAGAATTTAATGAATTTAAATTTGTAAAAAGCTCAGATATTTATGAGCATATAAGTGTTTTTAAACGTACTGTGTATACAGAAGTTTTAAAATACTTTAAAAAAGAAGGTTATATTTAAAAAAGGGAAGAGTTTATGTTAAAAGTACTAAAATTTGGTGGTACTAGTGTTGGAACACTGGACCGAATACAAAATGTCGCAGAAATTATTAAAAAAATAAAAAACGAAGGTCACGATGTAATTGCAGTAGTTTCAGCAATGAGTGGTGAAACCAATAAATTAATTGAATACGCAAATACATTTGCTAAAAAACCTACATCTCACGAGCTGGACATGCTTTTAAGTTCAGGTGAACGAGTGACGTCAGCATTATTATCTATTGCTTTAAATGAACAAGGATATGTAGCTACATCAATGAGTGGAAGAGAAGCAGGAATTGTTACTGATAATTCACATACAAAAGCAAGAATAGAACATATTGATACAAAAAATATGGCTCATGCGATTAAAGAAGGTAAAGTAGTAATCGTTGCAGGTTTTCAAGGTGTAACTAAAGATGGACGTATCTCAACATTGGGGAGAGGTGGGAGTGATTTAACAGCAGTTGCAATTGCAGGTGCTATTAAAGCGGATGTTTGTGAAATATATACTGATGTAGATGGTATTTATACTACAGACCCTAGAATTGAACCAAAAGCAAAAAAATTGGATATGATTTCTTACGATGAGATGTTGGAATTAGCATCTTTGGGTGCAAAAGTTTTACAAAACAGATCCGTAGAAATGGCAAAAAAATTAAATGTAAATTTAGTATCAAGAAGTTCTTTTACTCCTGAAGTTGAAGGAACCTTAATTACAAAGGAAGAAAATATTATGGAAAAACCCTTAGTCAGTGGAATCGCATTAGATAGAAATCAAATCAGAGTAGGAATGTATAAGGTTAGAGATATTCCTGGAATTGCTGCTACTATTTTTACAGCTCTTGCAAGTGCTGATATCAATGTTGATATGATTGTGCAAACAGTAGCAGTTGATGGAAGAACAGACCTTGATTTTACTATTCCTACAGACGATTTAGAAACATGTGAAAGCGTAATGAAAATATTTGAAGAAGATGTTGAAAATATTGATTACAATGAAGATGTGTGTAAAGTATCTGTTGTTGGTGTTGGAATGAAGTCTCATACAGGTGT
This window harbors:
- a CDS encoding RNA pyrophosphohydrolase gives rise to the protein MIDKTKQLNKTKNYRKNVAAVILSENYPNKFEIFIASRCDIKDAWQFPQGGINEGETPEEALYRELEEEIGTSDIKIIAEYPSWISYDFPSELALKMKPYDGQIQKYYLVKLNKNAKININTEIPEFNEFKFVKSSDIYEHISVFKRTVYTEVLKYFKKEGYI
- a CDS encoding aspartate kinase — its product is MLKVLKFGGTSVGTLDRIQNVAEIIKKIKNEGHDVIAVVSAMSGETNKLIEYANTFAKKPTSHELDMLLSSGERVTSALLSIALNEQGYVATSMSGREAGIVTDNSHTKARIEHIDTKNMAHAIKEGKVVIVAGFQGVTKDGRISTLGRGGSDLTAVAIAGAIKADVCEIYTDVDGIYTTDPRIEPKAKKLDMISYDEMLELASLGAKVLQNRSVEMAKKLNVNLVSRSSFTPEVEGTLITKEENIMEKPLVSGIALDRNQIRVGMYKVRDIPGIAATIFTALASADINVDMIVQTVAVDGRTDLDFTIPTDDLETCESVMKIFEEDVENIDYNEDVCKVSVVGVGMKSHTGVAAKAFSAMAKENINIRIISTSEIKISMIISQKYAELAVRALHDAYNLDK